The sequence GCACGCCGTACTCCGGCTGCCACCCGGCACCGAGCAGTCGGTGATCCAGGCGGCCACCTGGCAGGGACTGGCCCTGCACGGCCTGGCCTTCCATCGCCATGAGCGTGCCGTCGCCGAGCCTCTGGACGCCCTGGTCGTCGGCTACGGGACGCCGTCGGACAGTGCGTGGGCGGGGGCGTTGGAGGCGTTGTGCAGGGTGTTGCCGTGAGGCTGGCTTCGGCTAGGCGGGGGAGGTAGGGGTTTCGGGGGAGGGCGGAAGAGGGTCGACTACGAAGGTCCCCAGTCCGACTTCGCCCCGCGTCCAGCCCTGTTCCCGTACATGCCGCATGGCTTTCGCGGCCGTCGCGTTCACGACATCGAACTGCTGGGCGATTTCGAGAGTGGATGGCACGCGGCTTCCCGGGGGATATGTGCCGTCCTCGATGCGCCGGATGATCTCCGCTGCAATCTGGCGCCATAGCGGGCGCGTGCGATCAAGCTCCATGAGCTTTAGCGTGGGTGACCATGGCTGTCTGCGCATCCGTGGTTATCTGCGGTTGTCCACGCTATGTTGGTTCCATACACAGAACGGCCCCGACGGGAAGCGGCAACGTCGCCGTCTGGGAACGCGAGCGTGACGAACGAGAGCGGCGTTACCACGTCCCGTGGGAGGCCGCCGCATGAGGGCGTGGCGCCCCCGTAGCCTCGGCGTCGACCCCGCCACCGGCAAGGAGGCGTTCGTGGTCGCGCGCCCTGGCGGTCTCCTTGAGTCGCCGGCCGACGCGCAGGCCCTGGAGACCGCCGCCGTCCTGGTGGCGGTCGTCGGCGCCGTGCTGGAGGCGGGAGAGGCGTCGGACGTCGAACTCGCCGCTCTCGTGGGGCCGTTGCACGCGGCGCTCGACGAATGCGTCGGCATGATGGCTGCGGGCTCCGTAGGGGACGACGAAGCCGGGGGTGATGACGGGTACCGGGAGGCTACGGGGCCAACCGCGCGACCCCTCCCGTCTCAAGGGCCGC is a genomic window of Streptomyces griseochromogenes containing:
- a CDS encoding GntR family transcriptional regulator; this translates as MELDRTRPLWRQIAAEIIRRIEDGTYPPGSRVPSTLEIAQQFDVVNATAAKAMRHVREQGWTRGEVGLGTFVVDPLPPSPETPTSPA